A region of the Massilia sp. erpn genome:
AATAACGCCGGCTACGGCGTGGCCGGGCCGATCGAGGCGGTCTCGGATGCGCAGACGCGCGCCATCTTCGACACCAACTTCTTCGGCACCCTGAACATGACGCGCGCCGTGCTGCCGCATATGCGCGACCGCCATCAAGGCCATATCATCCAGCTATCCTCCAGCCATGCCTGGGGCGCGCCGCCGGGACTGGGCATGTACGGCGCCAGCAAGTGCGCACTGGAAGGGGCCTCGGAAACCATGGCCAAGGAGATCGAAGGTTTCGGCATCCGCCTCACCATCCTGCAGCCCGGTCCCTACAAGACCGACTTCCTCGGCGCTGGCCTGCAGCTGGCCGAGCGCAAGCTCGATGCGTATGCTAATCTGATGAATGGCTTGGGTGAGGCGCGCGCGGCCAACCACCTCAAACAGCCGGGCGATCCGCTCGGCGTGGCGCGCGCCATGATCGAGGTGGTGGAGGC
Encoded here:
- a CDS encoding SDR family NAD(P)-dependent oxidoreductase, producing the protein MTDTKQRVWFITGCSKGFGRVFVETLARRGDYIFATARVASTLDDLRGLAPERIHTAALDITDMAAIEQAVADCIAVFGRIDVLVNNAGYGVAGPIEAVSDAQTRAIFDTNFFGTLNMTRAVLPHMRDRHQGHIIQLSSSHAWGAPPGLGMYGASKCALEGASETMAKEIEGFGIRLTILQPGPYKTDFLGAGLQLAERKLDAYANLMNGLGEARAANHLKQPGDPLGVARAMIEVVEAEQPPLRLLTGKIATERAKAKIEQVSNEFARWEPLALAADFAA